GCGCCTGACCATACTGACGCTTAAAGCTGCGGTTGAAGGACTGCTGGGAGTCAAAGCCCAGCGCGATCGCCACGTTTAAAATCGGCTCGTCGCTGTGGGTTAAGCGCTCAACCGATTTTTGCAGCTTTTGCGCGCGAATGTACCCAGCGAGGGGATAGCCAGTATGTTCCTTAAACAGACGCTGGAGGTGCCATTTTGAGTAGCCGGAACGCCTGGCAACGGACTCAATATCCAGACGGCTATCCAGGTTGTTGTCGATCCAGTCGAGTAAATCATGCATAAATGCGCCAGTGTTCATCTGGTTATCCTCACGCTGCCTGTATAAAAGTATCTTTATCTGTTGCATTTAAAGGTGGCGCGTTTTTCGGTTAATTGCAAATTTTATTATTGCATTTAAATCCCTGAGCGAAACGGGTGTTTTAACATCGACTCAAATAGCACATTAAGTGCAACAATTATTCTTGCACTTAATTAAGCGCCTTCCTACAATCGCCGGGAATAGTGTATTCGCAACTGTTACAGTTTTGTGGCGATGAACGACACAAATGGCCTTAAGCCAGCCACCGGACAAAGGAAGTAGCGCAGCGCCTCCCCTGCGTCTTGCCCGGCGGCTACAATTACCGGAATAAAAATAATGAGCCTGCAAAAAACCTGGGGTAACTTTCATCTGAGCGCACTGGGGGCGATGTTCGCCTCCGTGTTGCTCGTCGGGTGCGATGACAGCGTCGCGCAAAACGCTGCGCCACAAGCACCCGCTGTCAGTGCAGCAAACGTGGTCGTGAAATCCATCAGCCAGTGGGATAGCTTTAACGGCCGGATCGAAGCGGTGGAGAGCGTTCAGCTACGCCCGCGCGTTTCCGGCTACATTGATAAAGTGAATTACACCGACGGCCAGGAAGTGAAAAAGGGCGAGGTGCTGTTCACTATCGATGACAGAACCTATCGCGCCGCTCTGGAACAGGCGCAGGCCACGCTGGCGAGAGCCAAAACGCAGGCCAACCTGGCGCGTAGTGAAGCGAACCGTACCGATAAATTAGTCAATACCAACGTGGTATCCCGCGAAGAGTGGGAGCAGCGTCGTTCGGCTGCCACCCAGGCGCAGGCCGACATTCGCGCGTCACAGGCGGCGGTTGATGCCGCGCAACTTAACCTCGATTTCACCAAAGTCACCGCGCCTATCGATGGCCGCGCCAGCCGCGCGTTGATTACCAGCGGTAATCTTGTCACCGCGGGTGACAGCGCCAGCGTCCTCACCACGCTGGTCTCGCAGAAGACGGTTTACGTCTACTTTGACGTGGATGAGTCGACCTACCTTCACTATCAAAATCTGGCCCGCAACGGGCAGGGGGCGTCCAGCAATCACACGGCGCTACCGGTCGAGATTGGCCTGACGGGCGAGGAGGGGTATCCCCATCAGGGCAAAGTGGATTTTCTGGATAATCAGCTAACGCCGAGTACCGGCACTATCCGCATGCGCGCGCTGCTGGATAACGCGCAGCGTCAGTTCACGCCGGGCCTTTTTGCCCGCGTACGCCTGCCGGGCAGCGCGGAATTCAAAGCCACGCTGATCGACGACAAGGCGGTGCTGACCGATCAGGATCGCAAGTATGTTTACGTGGTTGATAAAGAGGGCAAAGCACAGCGTCGCGATATCACGCCGGGACGTCTGGCAGACGGGCTACGCATCGTGCAGCAGGGGCTGAACCCTGGCGATAAAGTCATCGTCGAGGGTTTACAAAAAGTGTTTATGCCGGGTATGCCGGTTAACGCCAAAACCGTTGCCATGACCGCCAGCGCCGCCCTCAACTGATCCCTTGACCTGAGAATCCAACCCATGGACTTTTCCCGCTTTTTCATCGACAGGCCGATTTTTGCCGCCGTCCTGTCGATTCTGATTTTTATCACAGGGTTAATCGCCATCCCGCTGCTGCCGGTGAGCGAATATCCTGACGTCGTGCCGCCAAGCGTGCAGGTGCGCGCGGAGTACCCGGGGGCCAACCCGAAAGTGATTGCTGAGGCCGTGGCGACGCCGCTGGAAGAGGCGATCAACGGCGTTGAGAATATGATGTACATGAAGTCCGTTGCGGGCTCCGACGGCGTGCTGGTCACCACCGTCACCTTCCGTCCGGGAACCGACCCGGATCAGGCGCAGGTTCAGGTGCAAAACCGCGTCGCGCAGGCCGAAGCGCGTCTGCCGGAAGACGTGCGGCGTTTGGGCATTACCACCCAGAAACAGTCCCCGACGCTGACGCTGGTGGTGCATCTGTTTTCGCCCAACGGTAAGTACGACTCCCTGTATATGCGTAACTACGCCACGCTGAAGGTGAAGGACGAGCTGGCACGCCTGCCCGGCGTCGGCCAGATCCAGATTTTCGGCTCGGGTGAATACGCGATGCGCGTATGGCTGGATCCCAACGAGGTGGCGGCCCGCGGGCTGACCGCTTCGGATGTGGTCACGGCGATGCAGGAGCAGAACGTGCAGGTATCCGCCGGGCAGCTTGGCGCCGAGCCGCTGCCGAAAGAGAGCGATTTCCTGATCTCCATTAACGCCCAGGGCCGTCTGCATACCGAAGAAGAGTTTGGCAATATTGTCCTGAAAACGACGCAGGACGGTACGGTCGTGCGCCTGCGCGACGTGGCGCGTATCGAAATGGGGTCCGGCAGCTATGCGCTGCGTTCCCAGTTGAACAACAAAGACGCGGTCGGGATTGGTATCTTCCAGTCTCCGGGGGCGAACGCCATCGATCTGTCTAACGCGGTGCGCGCGAAAATGGACGAACTGTCGACCCGTTTCCCGGAAGATATGAAGTGGGCGGCACCTTACGATCCGACCGTTTTCGTGCGCGACTCCATTCGTGCAGTCGTGCAAACGCTGCTGGAAGCGGTGGTGCTGGTAGTGCTGGTGGTGATCCTGTTTCTGCAAACCTGGCGCGCGTCGATCATTCCGCTGATCGCGGTGCCGGTGTCGGTAGTGGGGACCTTCAGCATTCTCTACCTGCTGGGCTTCTCGCTGAATACCCTGAGCTTGTTCGGGCTGGTGCTGGCCATCGGTATCGTGGTGGACGACGCCATTGTGGTGGTGGAAAACGTCGAGCGAAATATCGAAGAGGGACTTGCTCCGCTTGCGGCGGCGCATCAGGCGATGCGAGAAGTGTCCGGGCCGATTATCGCGATTGCGCTGGTGCTGTGCGCCGTGTTTGTGCCGATGGCGTTTCTCTCGGGCGTTACCGGGCAGTTCTACAAGCAGTTTGCGGTGACGATCGCGATTTCCACGGTCATCTCTGCCATCAACTCGCTGACGCTCTCTCCGGCGCTGGCAGCACTGCTGTTAAAACCGCACGGCGCGCCGAAAGATTTCCCGACCCGGCTTATCGATCGTCTGTTCGGCTGGATTTTCCGTCCGTTTAACCGCTTTTTCCATCGTAGCTCGAACGGCTATCAGGGGCTGGTGGGCAAAACGCTCGGCCGACGCGGGGCGGTGTTTGTGGTGTATCTGCTGCTGCTCTGTGCCGCGGGCGTCATGTTTAAAGCGGTACCCGGCGGGTTTATTCCGACGCAGGACAAGCTGTACCTGATTGGCGGCGTGAAGATGCCGGAAGGCTCGTCGCTGGCGCGCACCGATGCGGTGATCCGCAAAATGAGCGAAATCGGGATGAATACCGAAGGCGTGGACTACGCGGTCGCGTTCCCGGGGCTGAACGCGCTGCAGTTCACCAATACGCCGAATACGGGGACGGTCTTCTTCGGCCTGAAGCCGTTCGACCAGCGTAAACATACTGCGGCGGAAATTAACGCGGAGATCAATGCGAAAATTGCGCAAATCCAGCAGGGCTTTGGCTTCTCCATCCTGCCGCCGCCGATTTTAGGGCTGGGTCAGGGGTCGGGGTATTCCCTGTACATTCAGGATCGCGGCGGTCTGGGCTATGGCGCGCTGCAAAATGCGGTAAACACCATGTCCGGTGCGATTATGCAGACGCCGGGAATGCACTTCCCGATCTCAACCTACCAGGCTAACGTTCCGCAGCTGGACGTGCAGGTTGACCGTGACAAGGCGAAAGCGCAGGGCGTGTCGCTGACCGATCTTTTCGGTACGCTGCAAACCTATCTGGGCTCGTCGTACGTGAATGATTTTAACCAGTTCGGGCGCACCTGGCGCGTGATGGCGCAGGCCGACGGGCAGTTCCGCGACAGCGTGGAAGACATTGCGAATCTGCGCACCCGCAATAGCCAGGGTGAAATGGTGCCGATTGGCAGTATGGTGAATATCACGACCACCTATGGCCCGGACCCGGTGATTCGCTACAACGGTTACCCGGCGGCGGATCTGATTGGCGATGCCGACCCGCGCGTACTTTCGTCCTCGCAGGCGATGGCGCAGCTGGACGGTATGTCCAGGCAGATCCTGCCGAACGGGATGAACATTGAATGGACGGACCTGAGCTTCCAGCAGGCCACGCAGGGCAATACGGCGCTGATCGTCTTCCCGGTCGCGGTGCTGCTGGCTTTCCTGGTGCTGGCGGCGCTGTATGAAAGCTGGACGCTGCCGCTGGCGGTGATCCTTATCGTGCCGATGACCCTGCTTTCCGCGCTGTTTGGCGTCTGGCTGACCGGTGGCGATAACAACGTGTTCGTGCAGGTGGGGCTGGTGGTGCTGATGGGACTGGCGTGTAAAAACGCGATTCTTATCGTGGAGTTTGCCCGCGAGCTGGAAATTCAGGGCAAAGGCATTATGGACGCCGCGCTGGAGGCGTGCCGCCTGCGTTTACGCCCGATTGTGATGACCTCCATCGCCTTTATTGCCGGGACCATTCCGCTGATCCTCGGCCATGGCGCGGGCGCAGAAGTGCGCGGCGTTACCGGGATCACGGTCTTCTCCGGGATGCTGGGAGTGACGCTGTTTGGTCTGTTCCTGACGCCGGTGTTCTACGTGACGCTGCGTAAGTTTGTGACGCGCGGCAAAAAAGCGGAAAGGGATGTTCTGCCCGCGTAGGGATGTTGCAGATAATAAAAAACCGCCTTCATAGCAAGGCGGTTTTTTTTGCATTCAAAGAAAGTTAAAGGGCTTCTTTATACTTGGCGATAAGTTCAGGCACCGGATCGCAGCCGCTGGTATCGGCTTTTTTCACTTCTTCCAGCGCACTTGCCACGGTGTGGCGCGCCAGTACCTGTAACGAAGCCTGCTCCGCTTCTTCGGAGATAGACTTGAAGTACCAGCAGGCGTTAGCGCTGACTACGCAGCGGGCCGGTACGTCAGGGCGTGATGCCCACAGCTTTTTATCTTCGATGACGGAAAGGTAGATGTCGCGCAGGGTGATCTCTTCCGCCGGGCGTCCAAGATGAATAGAGCCGTTACGGCCAAGCGTGGAGACGATAATACCGTCACGCGTGAGAGGAACCATCAGTTTGCGGATGAAGCTCGGGTTTGCTTCCAGACCGTAGGCCAGAATCGCACTCGTCGAACGTTCACCCAATTGCTCCGCCATTGCTACGCTGAGAACCATCTGCAAAGCTGTCGGGAAGCGGTAATCTAACATTTTTGTATCCTGGGTTGCGGTGAATCTTGTTCTTTTTGGCACCGCAGAGGTGAATAAGCAATAAACAACAATATAACAAATACGGTAATTTTTTTGAAGCAATCTGCGGCATTTGCGATCGAACCCCCTGTTCCTGTTTAGCTATACGTGCGGTTTGGGAAGTCAACCGTCACCATCAGGCCAGCTTCTGCGGAAGTACTCAGATTTACGCTGCTGTTGTGCTGCTGCGCCACCGCTTTAACGATGGCAAGCCCCAGTCCGCTCCCGCTTTGCAATTGATTGGGATCGCGGAAAAATCGGTCGAACACGCGCTCGCGTAATTCAACCGGAATGCCGGGCCCTGCATCGGAAACGTGTAGCTGAGTGGATTTCTCTAATGAACGAACATCCACCTGAATCCGCCCACCCTCAGGGCTGTACTTCACGGCATTTTCAATCAAATTGTCGATCAGCGACATCAGACATTCCCGGATACCTGAGACCCAAACTTCATCTTCAGCGAAGAACTCCAGCTCAACCCTGCGCTCAGAGGCTAACGGTTCCAGCGCAGCCATTCGATCCTGGATGAGGGACATCAGCGGTACGGGCTCCATAACCGTGTCAATGCGTGCTTCACTGTGCATCATCAGCAGCAACTGATTGACGAGACGCGCAGCACGGCTATTGCTGCGAACAATCCCTGCAAGCAATTCCTGTTGGCTCTGGCTGAGTACATACGACTGCAACGCTTCCACGTTGATTCGCATCGCCGCCAGCGGTGTTCGCAGTTCGTGAGCCGCATCGGCAATGAAAACCCGCTCCCTTTCCGCGCTTTCTCGCACCCTGGCGAGAAAGTCGTTAATTGCATCCACCATCTGGCGAAGCTCCCTGTGTTTTGGTACAGCTTTTAAGGGAGAGAGATCGTCTGGCGTGCGCAATGCAATTTCATTGACCACCTTGTTCCAGGGGCGCATGGCAATGCGAATTGACAGCCACGCGGGGAACAGAAGAAAAGGGAAACAGACCAGCAGCGGCAGGATGTAATAGCCGCGCGAGTTCAGGTAGATAAAGAAGTTCCAGCCGCTGGCAGGGGTGAACAGGGTGACTTCCACGTCGGAGTGAGCGGATTTAAGGGTGCGGCTGGTCCAGGCTCGACCTTCACTTTGAACATGCTCCATTTCTCCGGGACGGGTGTTGGTTACCCCCACAGGTGCGCCCGCAGATGAAAAAATAACGGCACCGTTCTTGCGAACGATGAGGTTAATCGATAGTGCGGGATCTTCACCGCCGCCATAGCTTTCGCGTAACGCCTTGCTGAAGGCTTCCAGGACTTCGGTTCGCGCCTGCGGGCGCTCGTCCATTCGCTCAACCAGGGTAAAAAGCGTTTCGTAAGTCTTACTACCCGTGAGTATGGGAGGGCTGCGCAGGTCCTCCCAGAGAATGAAGGTTAAAAAAAGACTCCACAGCAGGGTAAGCAGCAGTATCTGGGCGATGATAATTCGGCGTACCAGCGTTGGGCGCCTCAGGTGATACCACACGTTTCGCATTAAGTCGTTACCTTCTGAACAGCAACGGTATCAATAACATACCCGACGCCACGCACCGTTCGCACGTAACCGTCGCCGATCTTTCGCCGCAAATTCCCCATATGCACGTCGAGCGCATTACTGAGGTTCTCTTTGTTGCCGAATATCCGTTCTTCCAGAAACCGTCGCGTTATCACGCGGTCAGCACGCAGCATCAACGTTTCAAGCAGCGCGTATTCACTGGCCGTCAGGTCTATGTGGCGTGCGCTCACCGTCACGCGACGCGTCGGCATATGAAGGAATAAGCCTCGAATTTCTATCGTCTCATTCTCGAAACCGTAACTGCGCCGCGCAAGGGCTCTTACCCGCGCCAGCAGTTCGGCGAGAACAAAAGGTTTAACGAGATAGTCGTCTGCACCTGCATCCAGCCCGCACAGGCGATCCTGCAGCGTGCCTCGCGCCGTCAGGATGATGACGGGGATGCCCTTAAGCTGCTGGCGTAAGCGCGTCATGAGGCTCATGCCGTCGCCGTCGGGCAGCCCCAGGTCGAGCAAAATAAGTTCTGGCACGCAGACGTCAAGCTGATGCAGTGCATCTTCTTTACGGCGAACCCATATAACGTCAAATCCTTGATCGGCAAGGGCGATACGTACGCCATTGCCCAGATCCAGGTCGTCTTCGATTAGTAGAATTTTCACACTGGTAACTGTATCAACCGTGAATGAAGAACATCTTAAGAAAAAACGGTATCAGGAAATCT
This Leclercia sp. S52 DNA region includes the following protein-coding sequences:
- a CDS encoding helix-turn-helix domain-containing protein, whose product is MNTGAFMHDLLDWIDNNLDSRLDIESVARRSGYSKWHLQRLFKEHTGYPLAGYIRAQKLQKSVERLTHSDEPILNVAIALGFDSQQSFNRSFKRQYGQAPGAWRRSMGGPETQQLCQ
- a CDS encoding efflux RND transporter periplasmic adaptor subunit, translating into MSLQKTWGNFHLSALGAMFASVLLVGCDDSVAQNAAPQAPAVSAANVVVKSISQWDSFNGRIEAVESVQLRPRVSGYIDKVNYTDGQEVKKGEVLFTIDDRTYRAALEQAQATLARAKTQANLARSEANRTDKLVNTNVVSREEWEQRRSAATQAQADIRASQAAVDAAQLNLDFTKVTAPIDGRASRALITSGNLVTAGDSASVLTTLVSQKTVYVYFDVDESTYLHYQNLARNGQGASSNHTALPVEIGLTGEEGYPHQGKVDFLDNQLTPSTGTIRMRALLDNAQRQFTPGLFARVRLPGSAEFKATLIDDKAVLTDQDRKYVYVVDKEGKAQRRDITPGRLADGLRIVQQGLNPGDKVIVEGLQKVFMPGMPVNAKTVAMTASAALN
- the oqxB gene encoding multidrug efflux RND transporter permease subunit OqxB is translated as MDFSRFFIDRPIFAAVLSILIFITGLIAIPLLPVSEYPDVVPPSVQVRAEYPGANPKVIAEAVATPLEEAINGVENMMYMKSVAGSDGVLVTTVTFRPGTDPDQAQVQVQNRVAQAEARLPEDVRRLGITTQKQSPTLTLVVHLFSPNGKYDSLYMRNYATLKVKDELARLPGVGQIQIFGSGEYAMRVWLDPNEVAARGLTASDVVTAMQEQNVQVSAGQLGAEPLPKESDFLISINAQGRLHTEEEFGNIVLKTTQDGTVVRLRDVARIEMGSGSYALRSQLNNKDAVGIGIFQSPGANAIDLSNAVRAKMDELSTRFPEDMKWAAPYDPTVFVRDSIRAVVQTLLEAVVLVVLVVILFLQTWRASIIPLIAVPVSVVGTFSILYLLGFSLNTLSLFGLVLAIGIVVDDAIVVVENVERNIEEGLAPLAAAHQAMREVSGPIIAIALVLCAVFVPMAFLSGVTGQFYKQFAVTIAISTVISAINSLTLSPALAALLLKPHGAPKDFPTRLIDRLFGWIFRPFNRFFHRSSNGYQGLVGKTLGRRGAVFVVYLLLLCAAGVMFKAVPGGFIPTQDKLYLIGGVKMPEGSSLARTDAVIRKMSEIGMNTEGVDYAVAFPGLNALQFTNTPNTGTVFFGLKPFDQRKHTAAEINAEINAKIAQIQQGFGFSILPPPILGLGQGSGYSLYIQDRGGLGYGALQNAVNTMSGAIMQTPGMHFPISTYQANVPQLDVQVDRDKAKAQGVSLTDLFGTLQTYLGSSYVNDFNQFGRTWRVMAQADGQFRDSVEDIANLRTRNSQGEMVPIGSMVNITTTYGPDPVIRYNGYPAADLIGDADPRVLSSSQAMAQLDGMSRQILPNGMNIEWTDLSFQQATQGNTALIVFPVAVLLAFLVLAALYESWTLPLAVILIVPMTLLSALFGVWLTGGDNNVFVQVGLVVLMGLACKNAILIVEFARELEIQGKGIMDAALEACRLRLRPIVMTSIAFIAGTIPLILGHGAGAEVRGVTGITVFSGMLGVTLFGLFLTPVFYVTLRKFVTRGKKAERDVLPA
- a CDS encoding Rrf2 family transcriptional regulator, with the protein product MLDYRFPTALQMVLSVAMAEQLGERSTSAILAYGLEANPSFIRKLMVPLTRDGIIVSTLGRNGSIHLGRPAEEITLRDIYLSVIEDKKLWASRPDVPARCVVSANACWYFKSISEEAEQASLQVLARHTVASALEEVKKADTSGCDPVPELIAKYKEAL
- a CDS encoding ATP-binding protein, which translates into the protein MRNVWYHLRRPTLVRRIIIAQILLLTLLWSLFLTFILWEDLRSPPILTGSKTYETLFTLVERMDERPQARTEVLEAFSKALRESYGGGEDPALSINLIVRKNGAVIFSSAGAPVGVTNTRPGEMEHVQSEGRAWTSRTLKSAHSDVEVTLFTPASGWNFFIYLNSRGYYILPLLVCFPFLLFPAWLSIRIAMRPWNKVVNEIALRTPDDLSPLKAVPKHRELRQMVDAINDFLARVRESAERERVFIADAAHELRTPLAAMRINVEALQSYVLSQSQQELLAGIVRSNSRAARLVNQLLLMMHSEARIDTVMEPVPLMSLIQDRMAALEPLASERRVELEFFAEDEVWVSGIRECLMSLIDNLIENAVKYSPEGGRIQVDVRSLEKSTQLHVSDAGPGIPVELRERVFDRFFRDPNQLQSGSGLGLAIVKAVAQQHNSSVNLSTSAEAGLMVTVDFPNRTYS
- a CDS encoding response regulator; translation: MKILLIEDDLDLGNGVRIALADQGFDVIWVRRKEDALHQLDVCVPELILLDLGLPDGDGMSLMTRLRQQLKGIPVIILTARGTLQDRLCGLDAGADDYLVKPFVLAELLARVRALARRSYGFENETIEIRGLFLHMPTRRVTVSARHIDLTASEYALLETLMLRADRVITRRFLEERIFGNKENLSNALDVHMGNLRRKIGDGYVRTVRGVGYVIDTVAVQKVTT